Proteins from one Coleofasciculus sp. FACHB-1120 genomic window:
- a CDS encoding oligosaccharide flippase family protein gives MSLKTQVMRGGIYLVLRQGLGVFISLAGVMLVTKVIGPENYGLYAAAVSIFLYLQMLSQLGIEVYLVRREGEEELGVYHQAFTLLLFQALAGMLLAFLALPLIESWVKIQGFRPVAQVLFLGLPVVLLNQVPMARLERNLDYKRVALIELLGQLVYYVIAFPMAFRGSGVWALVAGWWLQQVQTLALLYWSAGYRPRFAWKLDLVKQMWGYSMSFSASIWVWQLRTLINPLLVGRFAGAEAVGYVALAIRIIEILGFVKAATWRISIATLSRLQGDKERLVKAVTEGMGLQILAVGPLLVGVSWVAPWLIPLVFGDRWIPVVQVYPFIALGYLTNSLFNMHSSALYVLRRNWEVTAFHIVHMALFAGAAFLLLPRLGLIGYGWAEVVTLASYVVIHFYLVRDIGNPDYRLTGLWWSAFAAALFAYQLGWWAALGLVAVALLPSTHQKLRDYMTSIRGAKSEGASSS, from the coding sequence ATGAGCTTAAAAACTCAAGTCATGCGGGGAGGAATCTACCTAGTACTACGTCAGGGGCTAGGAGTATTCATCAGTCTGGCAGGAGTGATGCTAGTTACCAAGGTCATCGGGCCGGAGAACTACGGGCTTTATGCTGCCGCTGTTAGTATATTTTTGTACCTTCAAATGCTTAGTCAGCTAGGCATTGAAGTTTATCTGGTGCGGCGGGAAGGGGAAGAAGAACTAGGAGTCTACCACCAAGCTTTCACCCTACTGTTATTTCAAGCGTTGGCAGGAATGCTTTTAGCTTTTTTGGCGCTTCCTTTAATCGAAAGCTGGGTAAAAATCCAAGGGTTTCGCCCGGTAGCGCAAGTCTTGTTTCTGGGACTTCCCGTCGTTCTCCTCAATCAAGTCCCGATGGCTCGGCTAGAGCGCAATCTAGATTACAAACGGGTCGCTTTAATTGAACTTCTCGGTCAGTTAGTTTACTACGTGATAGCCTTTCCGATGGCTTTTCGGGGATCCGGAGTTTGGGCGTTGGTGGCTGGATGGTGGCTACAGCAAGTTCAAACTCTAGCACTACTCTACTGGAGTGCAGGCTATCGTCCCCGCTTTGCTTGGAAGTTGGATTTAGTTAAGCAGATGTGGGGGTACAGCATGAGCTTCTCCGCATCAATTTGGGTGTGGCAACTGCGTACCCTAATCAACCCCTTGCTAGTAGGTAGGTTCGCCGGGGCGGAAGCGGTAGGATACGTGGCTTTAGCCATTCGCATTATCGAGATTCTTGGTTTTGTCAAAGCTGCAACCTGGCGAATTTCTATTGCTACCCTCTCCCGCTTGCAGGGGGACAAAGAACGCCTAGTAAAAGCTGTAACGGAAGGAATGGGTTTACAGATATTAGCAGTGGGCCCGCTGTTAGTCGGAGTTAGTTGGGTTGCTCCTTGGCTAATTCCGCTAGTATTTGGCGATCGCTGGATTCCTGTAGTGCAAGTTTATCCTTTTATCGCCTTGGGCTATCTGACCAACTCCCTGTTTAATATGCACTCCTCAGCACTCTACGTTCTGCGGCGAAACTGGGAAGTTACAGCCTTTCACATCGTACACATGGCTCTTTTTGCGGGAGCAGCATTTTTGCTTTTACCCCGCCTGGGATTAATCGGATACGGTTGGGCTGAGGTAGTAACTCTGGCGAGTTACGTTGTAATTCACTTCTACTTGGTGCGGGATATTGGCAACCCAGACTATCGACTGACTGGCTTATGGTGGAGTGCTTTTGCCGCTGCTCTGTTTGCTTATCAGTTAGGATGGTGGGCGGCGCTGGGATTAGTAGCAGTGGCTTTGTTGCCCAGTACCCACCAAAAGCTGAGAGATTACATGACAAGTATCAGGGGAGCAAAGTCTGAAGGCGCGTCTTCAAGTTAG